The genome window GTTCCTGGAAGGGCTGAAAGCGCTGAGTGAGATCATCCCACAAGTAGATGGTGGAAAATGAGAAATCACTCCCCAGGACCAGATACTGGCGAAGGCCCACCGAGAAGGGGTACACCACCATGGAGCCGCGAGACGGGAGAGTCTGGGTCTCCACGAAACGCTGTCCTTCCCAGCGCACGATCTTGGAGTCGCCGATGAAGCGCGTGAGGCAGAGGTATAGCGCCTTGCGGACCCAAAAGTGCTTGACCATCTGCACGTCGGCTTGCTGGGTGATTTGGGTGGAAAAGTCAAAGCGCTTCAGGCTCCGGTTCCACTGGTAGACCACCGGGGGTTGCGTGGCGCTGGACAGGATGAGCTGAggctttcctcccacgtccagGAACTCTGCGTGGGTGTCGCGGTGCCACTGGTGGAGCGACTGGTGGGAGTAAAAACCGTTGCTGTTCCAGCGATAAATGCTGGTGGAGCCGGCCTTGGAGCTGTCCGCTACGACAAAATACCATTCGCCGTCCAGCTCGAAGGTCTCCACGAAGTTAGGCTTCCTGACCCGAGTTGTGTCGATGTCTTGGATTTTCACGAAACGGAGAGGGTCCTCTTCCCACCTGCAATTggggggtggaaaaaaaactacattagaAAGACATTCACGCCAAATTTTGGTCATTTCGGTAGCGAAAGATGGTCGTGGTCGTGCAAAACAGCCGCAAAAGAATCTTCTTtggcattttatacaaaaaaatcaactgaaaatgacccaaaataatTAGGAAAATCACATAATCAACGGgaagtaataaataatcaactcatATCTCGCCATTGTATTAGTATGTTAGAACACGGCCCTAAAAGTCAAGTTTAATCGAACTGccatatttttcggattataaatcgctgtttttttcatagtttggccggggttgcgacttatgtgtgaaattatctaCCCCCGAGTTGGGggagttatttaaaaaatgacaccgaggatgaagatttcattggatttagtgatatggagtgaaactgatagtttggtaaacGTGTTAGCATTTATGCtagttatctgaataactcttaatatgttacgatgttactgacattaccaggcatgtcagtcatgtaacattagtatatattatatattattctgCCTGTTGTTctcgattttatttttattttagattgCCTTTCAAGacgacatgtatgtttttggtgttgaaatttatcaaatacatttccccccaaaaaatgcgacatactccagtgcgacttaccgtattttcacgactataaggcgcacttaagtcttaaattttctccaaaatagacagggcgccttataatccagtgcgctttatatatggattttttaaaaaaaatgtgtattcattgagggtgcgccttataatgcggtgcgccttatagtcgtgaaaatatcaTTATAAAAACAGCGTGCTTCACATTACATTTGCAAAACTTACTTGTAGATGTGAGAACCACCAAAAAGTTGGGCCGCAATCATGTAAAGCGTGTTGTTTATCACCACTGGTTTGCAGTACAGCGCCGATCGAGCTTCAAAGAcatgcaaaaagaaaagaaaggaggaatGACACGGTCAAATAAAGAGATCTCCTTTGCGCATACTTGTGCTCGGGACTCACAGGTGATGTTATAAAAGGTCCTGAAGGACATTTCCACGTGATCCCACACATAAAGAGTGCAGAAGCCCGATTCCGGTTGCGCAAAGGCGATGAATTGATCTCCGGCGAACTGGTAAGATTCCGCTGACATGGCGTGGAAGGGAAATGTTCCGTAAACTACAAAATCTAGAAAAAGAGAGAAGGATAGCCAATCACAATATTGATACTTCTTTATTAAATACATTGTATTTCGCATTGATGCCAACTTGACGGTAAAAAACTAGCTTAATCGCTGTCAAAgctgagcatccacagccaatATAAGTGAATTGAACCTTTATCGTCGTCAATGACGGGCAGTGAGTCAATTTGCCGTcccttccttgttttttttagcggACTTTAAGtttattttctgtaaattttggaCCGTTTcctattgaattttttttgggggggaaggggATTTTCCATTCTACTTTCTGCAGATTTTTACCCATTTCCAGGTGatttcctgttgtttttgggtcattttaagGTTCCGTGTCAACTCATTGACGGCAGGAAATTGAGCACTCCATCGCCAAAATTCTAGTTTAACAGCACTTGtttcaaaatgtatattttttaaaatagccgTTAATTCTGTATGTAGTGTGGATGAACTATAGGAGTCAGGTAGACCACCCCCGCGGGCCGTATCGAAATAAAAGATAGTTGGAACCTGGGCTGATGCAGTTAAAGTCTCTGGAGGCCAGGTCGTGAATTCTGCGTCCCTGCAATTCAAAGGGGCTAGCGCAGTAAATGTGCGGAACCGAAGTGTTGGTCTTCTCAATCCAGTCCACCAACCACTGGATTTTGCAGTCGCAGCGGAAGGAGTTCCCCCGCAGATCCCTGAAAGCAACCGAGAAAGCACGCACGTTCAATCCCCGGTAGTTCCGTGCATAGAAAAAGCCAAACGTACAAATCTGTGAGAATGTCCAGATGTTTGAAAAGATCTCTGGGCACTTCTTGGAGCTTGTTGTTTGAGAGGGACCTGAAATCAGATGAAGTGATTCATTGGGTGATCGATATACGTACTGAGCTGAAATGGCGTTGTTGTGGTCATGTTGACTCCTGGGTATTAGTGCTTTTGCTGCTTTCTACTGCAGGTCTGATCGCTTGGTGATGACATACTCACAGGTGAGTCAGAGATTTGAGACCTCGGAAGGTGTGTTTGGAGAGCATTTGGACGTCGTTATTCTCGATGAACCTGAGATAGAAAGAAGACAGTTGCTCGAAGGGAAACAAAATGTGTCATCCAGAAGACTAGATGACTAAGCAAGGCTTAAAAGCTAATGGACTACTACAAACAAGCTATATATACaaagatatatacacatacatatatacacatatatatatacatatatgtatatatacacatacataaatacatatatacacatatacataaatacatatatacacatacataaatacatatatacacatatttatatatgtatatatacatatatacatatacatatatacatatatatatatatatacacatatatacatatatacacatatacatatatatacacatatatatacatatatacacatacatatatacatatatatatatacatatatacacatacatatatatatatatatacacatttatacatatatacacatatatatacatatatgcatggaaattagccctcggctacaatcttaaatatttacatatatatgttcatcaacatgaatataaatatgttcattaatatgtgctgtcccttattaaataaatcaaactcaaactcaaatacTGTACATTATCAATATTTAGATATCAGGGACATAGATAATTGTTCTTCATTATCAATCCCGTAAGGGCTctccaaaaacaaaatgcaaatttCTCATTAGTCAGAATGACTAATTGTAAGTGAAATATACATGAAATATTAGAGGAAGAAATGTGTGAGGCTGGAAAattctcaaggaataacatacatttaaaaataataattaaaaagcaTGCTGCAGTATGTATTAATAATCAAAATGCCGTGTATTTTTACCCACAGGTATTGCAGGTGAGACAGGCCAGCAAAAGCATCATTTGAAATCAGGGAGAATGTGTTGGAATTCAACAGTCTGCAGAcacaataacagaaaaaaaacagtactaaaattattcaattacaGCAGCAAAAAGTAGTttcataaatagaaaaaaactgcattacACTACAATACTCTAACAGTATCTAATCTCCCTAAAgcctaaaaaaaagcaaattttcaATGACAAATTCCCCATGTTAATACTTTGCCCCGCATTTTCTGCATTCCCGTTAAAACATCAAATGCTATCAgtcagtattaaaaaaataaaagaagtgaAATTGAAGCAAGCAAACGCAGACTCGCACACAATAATAACACGATTGCCTGTGACGGAACAAATAAGCCTTTGTCAATCGGCAACTGAGGCGCTCAGTCATCAGAGATGACGCTGCCACACAAACGCAACCCGCACGTATTCCAGCTCCAGTGGGTTGGTCACCActctttttaaatgtcaatcGTTTCAAGAGGATTGCTTGAAATAATCATTGTCAAAGTTGGACAGTATATATCTATACAACGGGTGTGTGAAAGTTTAGTTCGCGGGCCAAATAGGTCTCATGGGGACTGGAACAgtttgtttttggcccaaaaagttaacagAACTCGCTAAATTCTACAATTCAAGCACCCGAgtcgaaaaataaatgaataaaagcatttattttGTATACGGGTCAGATGGAACCCCCATGTTTGACATAAagttctaatttaatctaatctaatctaaaaaatatcAAGTGAAACCctgatatttattatttttaagggaaaaacacccttaaaaatgttgtttcatTTGAACCTGTCCTGTCAAGATGCTTATAGACGGGGAATGGGAAATCTGCACTTCTTCAACAGCTGAAACATTTTTAATGCGCCACCTGGGAGATTAAGTGGTTGTTTATATTGTGTTATTTCGTGGCCGAATGAGTTTGTGGTGtgagaaagaaagaacaaaGGGGAATAGGGATTTATTTTCTGCTCTCTAGTTTTTGCCTCCATGTGACTCCTCGTAGTAGGGGGCGCTGTGGTATACTTACAGGAACTGAAGCAAGTGAAGGTGCGAGAAAGCGCCCTCTGGGATGCTCGTAAATGCAGCGTTCACCATCGTCCTGCGTAGACGGACGGGCAAGGGCATTTGTTAAAGCCGGATCTTAAAAGCGCGACGCGGGGTTTACGGGCAGGGTCGGAATTCACGGGTGTAATGTCATGTTGTTAACTcgtctttcctatttctgcatcctcaccctctcactactgtgacaatgaaatttcccaaatacgggatgaataaagttatccaatccaatccaatccaactcgGGTTTTATGGCCAATGATTGAGCCACGGTCGTCCTCGTAGTTTGGATGATGAGGAGAGGACGCCGTGTTGAAAAAtggatttcattttctttcaaacCCCCGAATAATTGGGGTAATGTAGCTTGATAGTTGTGTTAAAAAGTGAGTCTGTCTTAATTAAAGGAAATTAAATCCCACTGTTAATTCTCGCCACAACATCAATATGTATAAGCACCCACCCCCACCGCAAACACACTTGTGTAAAAACAATTTAGGCAGCATATTCAGCTCTACTGATCACCAAAATTTCCAACCTCTGATCGAGACAGGAATTATgattaggaaaaaaacatttttgagggCTCTCGTGCGCCCCCTCAAAGATTTCACCCAGGACGTTAgcccacattgcccatagcaaaaactGGCCCTGCAAATTGCAAAGACACTTTAAAGCCGAGTTGCTCAACATACGCCAATTAGAACGATtataattggtacaaaaaatatatatattacgtACAGATGCATGCACAAAGCGACCACTTGGTCCAACTGCAAGACGGTTTGAACTCACAGAGAAATGATCCCAGGTGGGAAGCTCTTGGGGATGGCTTTGGTGTCCACGCAGAAGGCGCTGTCTTTAGTGCAAGAGCATGTGGCAGGACAGCGGGGTACCTTGACGGCCTTCTTTGCGATCGATTCTCCTGGCGGGcaaaaagacagacacacaagcaGCAAGTAGATCACATGGAGGCATCTTCGGCCCATCTCCATCATAGTCGAGAAGCTATTCGAAGCTATGCGGCAACGGGGGGACAACCAGCACGATGCCTGCCAGCCTAACACTAATGCTGAGTGCAGAGTTGACACAGGGGATGGatgggtgagggagggagggtggaCAGGGGGGATTCTGGGTGGGCGTGGGTGCTCTGCAGTTTTTTCTAGATTCAATTCGTTCAATGCTGTGCGGCAGGATTGATGAAAAGTAGGACTACAATGAATTATTAACTATTGCTAAAAGAGTGCTTGAAAATACTTTTGCAGATGTCCGGCCTTTTCCGGATTGGCTTTTCTTCACTAGGGTCAGCAGAAAGTTTCCTTGTTAACTTGGCATGAATTACACAAAGTAGAGTAGTGTCGATGACATGTTTGTAAACCGGAGTTCAAGTCACCCAAAATCTGCCGACTGTTCAttacaaaagctttttatgattttttttcctgttcctTCTTTGTCCATTTGGATTTTTGTTTCAGTGTGATCttattttgcccttttcatCTGATTCTAATGTTCTAAAAATATTGCATAacacaaaacagaaaaatttGCTGTCTTTTGACATCCTTGTAAATCAGAATTTTTGACTTTGAAGACCTTCAATtaaaaatatcttaaaaacaatatttttcaccTGATTCCCATCCTCTAAAAACGACGCACCCAATTTCCGATCAAGTGTCATTACAAatatggattattttgttgccctCAACTCACTGAATGTCAATGACGAcgattagacgtccaatccaatttatagGCGGTTCGGACCTTGATCGCCATCCATAGCAGCTAACCActtaatactttttaaaaaatgaaacaaaaagggaggccttagagcaggggtcgggaacctttttgaaagagagagccataaacaattcttattttctaatgttattgctaaagagccattctcagaatttaaaagtaaaaatgtatgaaaatgtgcgattattttttttctgtcatttcaccactttttaatcacaaaaagtctctgatttcttttgacaacattgttatgatgttggtaatcaatcagtattaatgagatgagtaatgaaaaactaaattatgattaaagtggtgctagagctagtctcaacgccacagtgtcgacgtgacgctcctattgacGTTCAGGACTCGACTCTCTCGctagtgatttccatattttacctcacaggttagtgaagagccatatgcacccatggaaagagccacatatggctcccgagtcgtaggttccctacccctgccttagagcaaaatcaataaatataagAATAACCGCCAGGTGGTGCTATTGCTCATAAAAATAATCCAGTGAGAGAGGAGTGTAGGATAGTTTGTGGCCCGTGCCAGGCGTTACCAACCAAGTTCCCCTTACAAGGACACTCTTGTCACTCACTAGCAGTCCTCACAAGACCAGTCAGGcagtcaaaaacattttttgtaggTCAACACACTGTCCTCTGTCTCCAAAGCAGTGAAAGGGATACTCAACAATATTATCTTACATagttaaaaaacatttgaattagCCAGTTTGTGGCGATAACACTTGGTACAAAATATCCTTTTTGGGATACTCAACAATATTATCTTACATagttaaaaaacatttgaattagCCAGTTTGTGGCGATAACACTTGGtacaaaatatcatttttttgagtttgcCTTGTGTCCGCAAGATAAAACTTTTCAATTGAAAGTGGTTTAAAGGTtataactacaaaaaaatggaattctcCACATTCATGCCAGGTTCAAACCCACTTCCCATTTAGATTCTGGGCCAAGGAGCCTAAAAGGggacggtgtttttttttaaattcaaggtTTGCTCTCCTGGCCATGCAAGAaatgggaaaaacaaaacaagaagaaAGACGGAATCTGTTTCACCtaccaaaacattcttttgccCGGGAAAATCCCCACTGCTTCAGGCAATGTATTTTAGACAGGAATCATAAAGGTGTTGAGACATGTACAAAGAGCtgtaaagaagaagaaaagacaaagtcagtggaaaaaaattaaatgcagtGAAATACCAGAAAACAGCAATGGTAAAGTAggataaaatgtaaacaaaaaatgttctattacaatttaaaatacatttaaagtaAATTGATTGGCTGGAAAATAGCCATTTCTTTTAcaatccttttatttttcatgataAAGACTAATAAAGCAAGtctgaatttaaatttaaaaaaaggctaaaatgtttCAACCTTACTTTTACTAGCATCAACGGTTTGTTTCTTTTCACAGTAAGTTTCAGCACAAATCTGTTAGCCAATCACAAATGGCAAATGTTAATGACATGGTCAACTGGGCCAcctgaaaaggaaaatattaacAGTCCTGAAATGGTgattggaaaaatatggaattatGTTTCATAGTAAAATACTGGTAAGCACAACTCCCTTTATTTCACCGTAAATGTTTCTTTTAGGGTGAAAAATGTTTTGGAGACTTAACTCCAGCAAAGCGATGAACAGTAATCAGCCACTTTGCATTTGTTAATTCAAAAGAGGATCACATAAGCCATCAAAGACAAACTGTAATCTTCCATGAATTGACCAAACCGTCATAAAAGACGTCTCTTGTGCGCCGATTTGTCCGCGTATTGGGACGGCACGTGCGGGTGTCTGACCGCCTGCGGCTACCGTGGAGAAAGGCCCCACGCCCGCTCCCCTTGATCCCGTTTGATAAAGGCCCGACAGGGCTGGCGGGATTAGATGTCGGAGTCTGGCGGGGGCTTCCGTGTCTCCGGCCTGTGCTGAAGAAAGTCGATCTGGTGAGAAAGAGGCGGGGCCACAGCTGGaggcaacatttttttgtgtgtgtaaggaTGTCAAAGACATAGGAAAAATCTGCTACCACCACCTGGATTCACCACACCCACAAAAAACATCTTTAACTGACCACACCTGTGTTACcagacactgaaaaaaaatcaaaacaaggcCAGATTTGTTCGTCTATGAGACAAAATGCTACCATTTAAAATTCCCTACAAGAACAGacttctttaaaataaatgtatactaacatccattcattttctgaaccgcaagggtcgcagagggtgcttgAGCTTATCCTAGTCAAGTAGTCAGGGGACACAGCGAATTGATGGCCAACCAATCATGCCAAGGGACATTTTGGAGTATTCAACCAACTAGCCTAGCAcactaaaaatacttttttttaaaatattaaactgAATGTTCAGTAGGCAATCGTGATTGACACGTCGTGCCCTAAGGTCACCTCCCTTGCCATGTGACGTCTAAAAATAGCCAACAGGGCAGTGCGGCCTTGTCACATCTCACAAAGTCGATTTTGGGCAGTCACCCtctgacaaaaaaacacaagacacCAGAAATTAAATCATCAAATacaattttcccccaaaaataaaaacacacacaaaaatcactGTAATCAGGAGGTTGATCATGACTCTAAATCAGTGAAtcttttcttagtaagggaattctcatttatttaatcatttgtttttcattgcaaaaggaaaccaaatttgtctttaattattttccatattaaagtggaaaacagaaaatatttttatatatttttagattttgcaagatgatttttgacctaaaaacacagaaaaaaaatgattaaaaaattgcaaatattgatttaaaagggggaaaattaggaaatataatatacatgtatactcttcattttaattgatcctaaaacagaaagtcagcactcattatttactttcctgggccacacaaaatgatgcagcgggccagatttggcccccgtgccgccgctttgacacttGTGACCTAAGTGTACTCAATTCATTAAGAGATGGTTTGAGCATTTCATGAAACAATAAATGTCATCATTCCACTCACCAATTCCtgcaaattacatttaaatacacCCAACATTGAAAGCAAGCAAGTAAGAAGACATTTCCAGTGCCTATCCGGACAGCACCTTACAAATGGATGTTGGCCAAGTCCTATTCATGAGCTCCATTTTTCTACTGCGGTCATTCTACGCTCTCTCCATCCACTCCGCTAAATGATTCACCCTCCATTTAATGAATAATGGTTTCATTTGAAAGGAAAGGTTGACGTCATCGCTGCTGCTTACTCAGGGCTTcgctcattttcaaaataaataaatgaggagCACGTTCATTTCAAGGGCGTTTTACAATATTACCACA of Stigmatopora argus isolate UIUO_Sarg chromosome 5, RoL_Sarg_1.0, whole genome shotgun sequence contains these proteins:
- the lgi3 gene encoding leucine-rich repeat LGI family member 3 isoform X2; translated protein: MVNAAFTSIPEGAFSHLHLLQFLLLNSNTFSLISNDAFAGLSHLQYLFIENNDVQMLSKHTFRGLKSLTHLSLSNNKLQEVPRDLFKHLDILTDLDLRGNSFRCDCKIQWLVDWIEKTNTSVPHIYCASPFELQGRRIHDLASRDFNCISPDFVVYGTFPFHAMSAESYQFAGDQFIAFAQPESGFCTLYVWDHVEMSFRTFYNITSRSALYCKPVVINNTLYMIAAQLFGGSHIYKWEEDPLRFVKIQDIDTTRVRKPNFVETFELDGEWYFVVADSSKAGSTSIYRWNSNGFYSHQSLHQWHRDTHAEFLDVGGKPQLILSSATQPPVVYQWNRSLKRFDFSTQITQQADVQMVKHFWVRKALYLCLTRFIGDSKIVRWEGQRFVETQTLPSRGSMVVYPFSVGLRQYLVLGSDFSFSTIYLWDDLTQRFQPFQELNMRAPRAFGLVSVDDKDILLAASFKGNSLAYQHLLVDLSAK
- the lgi3 gene encoding leucine-rich repeat LGI family member 3 isoform X1 yields the protein MMEMGRRCLHVIYLLLVCLSFCPPGESIAKKAVKVPRCPATCSCTKDSAFCVDTKAIPKSFPPGIISLTMVNAAFTSIPEGAFSHLHLLQFLLLNSNTFSLISNDAFAGLSHLQYLFIENNDVQMLSKHTFRGLKSLTHLSLSNNKLQEVPRDLFKHLDILTDLDLRGNSFRCDCKIQWLVDWIEKTNTSVPHIYCASPFELQGRRIHDLASRDFNCISPDFVVYGTFPFHAMSAESYQFAGDQFIAFAQPESGFCTLYVWDHVEMSFRTFYNITSRSALYCKPVVINNTLYMIAAQLFGGSHIYKWEEDPLRFVKIQDIDTTRVRKPNFVETFELDGEWYFVVADSSKAGSTSIYRWNSNGFYSHQSLHQWHRDTHAEFLDVGGKPQLILSSATQPPVVYQWNRSLKRFDFSTQITQQADVQMVKHFWVRKALYLCLTRFIGDSKIVRWEGQRFVETQTLPSRGSMVVYPFSVGLRQYLVLGSDFSFSTIYLWDDLTQRFQPFQELNMRAPRAFGLVSVDDKDILLAASFKGNSLAYQHLLVDLSAK